The following is a genomic window from Luteitalea sp..
CGACATGAGGTGCACGTTGAGCTCGCCGAGCAGCATCACCGCGAACAGGGACGCGAGGACGAGTGGTGCGCGTGTTGCTCCCGCACGGGCGCTCTCTCGGCCTCGCGCCCGCAGGATCGACGAAGACAAGACGCGCACCGCAACCGTCACCACATCACGAATGTGGTGGACCCCATGGCCGGGCTGGGTAGGTCGGCGGCCCGGCGAACAGCAGGCGATGGTCCGACGCGTCCAATACGATGGCGTCGTACAGTACGTCCAGAAACGACGCGTCGTAGCGAGCCAGAAAGTGCGCGATCGTGAGACGACGTTCCTGCAGGTCGCCGCCCGGACGAAGCCGCATCTCGGTGCGTTGCAGCCGCTCGGCGGCGGCGGCCTGTCGAGCACGTTGCGCCGACACGTACGCGCTCCGGAGCTTCGCCAGCTCTCGCCGCATGGCGTTGCGGCACCTAGAGACGGACGCCTTTAGGGACGGTTCTTCCATTTCAACCTGCGCGTCGATGGTCTGCCACTGTTCCTCGAGGTCTCGTTCGGCCCCATCGAGCATTCGCCAGGTCTCCCCCGCGAACTGCCGTGCCACGACCTCTGGCCACAATGTCTCGAACCCGCGAACGATGTCCGCGAACTCCAACTGAAACGTGCGCAGGGTCTTTTCGTCGGAATGCTCTAGAACAGTGAAACTGGCGCGCGGCACGATAGGCGTCGGAGAACGGCCGAAGAGACGATACAGCGGTTCAAGTTGCGCGAAATACGCGACTTCTGCCGGACCGCCGATGTACGCCGCTGTCGGCAGCAACGTATCCTGCACCAGCGGCCGGAGACTCGCGTTCGGGCTGAACAGGGCGGGGCAGTCGCGAATCATGGCGCGCATGCCCTCTACTGGCCACCGCCGATCGCCGTGCCTGGCGCGGAACGCCCCGCCAGCCTGCCGCAACGCCACACGTGTGCCGTTCTGAATCAGAAAGAACGGCGCGGACTCCGGCTCGACGTGCAGCTGCGCATGGTACCCGGCAGCCACGAGCGTGGAAGAACGTTCGACCAGCCGCTGTGCGATCTCGGGCGTGCGGACGATCACCTCGTCGAACAAGCCCGCCGCAAGGGACTTGACACGGGGATCTGTCGGATCGAGCAGGATCACACCGTAGGGCGCGAGCAACGCCGCGAGCAGCCGGCCGAACGCGGCGCCCAGCGTCGTGCCGGGCGTGTAGGCGTCCTGCAGTTGTTCGTCGAGGCAGGATCCAAGCGCGGACGCGGGCAGGGCGGCAAGCAGGCGGGCGCGGGCCTCGTCAATGGCTGCCGTCAGCGGGACGTTGCCAACAGGTCTGCCCTCGTCGCCAGGAGCGAGATGACGCACCGTGACGAGCTTGCCCTGTGGAGAGACGACGCTGCAATGATCGACCTCCGCGAGGTCGTGATCGTCGGCGGCAATCCAGAACACCGAAACGGCCGGCCGGCCGCGTGCGCGAAGCGCGGCGGCGATCTTCACTGCGGTCAGCGCCTTGTACACCGTGTAGAGCGGGCCCGTAAACAACCCCGGTTGCTGGCCCGTCACGATGGCCACCGTGTCTCGGCAGGAGAGAAGCGCGAGGTGACGGGTTACCGCCTCGCCCGCGCCACACTGCCGATTTTGGTCGGCCAGGATGTCGACCAGCCGCCCACGATCCGCGCCGCCGCTCACGCCGGATACGGCTCTGGCCTCAATCGCCGGCAGCGACCACCCGCCCGTCCCATAGAAGCGGGCGACCTTCGGGAAAGACGACGTGTAGGCAAGAAAGAGTGTGGAAACGCCAGACAGCACGTGCCACGGGATGACGTCTGTCCGTGCGTCGGTCGCCACGCCCGAAGGGGGACGCGCGCCGGGCCAGGTGGCGAGTCGACAGTCGCTACCGAGTGGATTCACACACATGTCTCCGGTCTCAGCGGTCATCCGTCCGGCGATTCTAAGCACCGCAGCAGTGGCCACGACAGTGCCAGAAGTCATGTGGTCATCGCATGACTTTGCGCACTAGGCACACCCGTCGATGCTCCCTATCTTCTCGTCAGAGGACGTGTCCGGGAATCATCCCGAAACGGTTCATCAAGGATTCGGTATGCGCGCCGCTCGCACCGCGGAGATCGTCACGACTGGCTGTCGATCATCCTAGAACCTGGGAAACGTGGTGCGGCGTCCTAGTCATAGGCCGACAGGACGCTCGGCCACTTTTCATATGAGGAAGGTGTCATGTCGTCGGAGAAGATTCAGACATTGACGGTGAGCAACTTCGACCAGGCTGTCAGCTCGGCGACGCCCGTGCTCGTCGATTTCTGGGCCGAGTGGTGTGCGCCGTGCCGCATGTCTCTGGTGGCCGGATGATCGATCGTGGTGCGTGGCGACGGAGATTGATTTTCGTTGGACCTACGTGGGCGGCACAGAACGCTGCATCCGAAGCCTCGAACTGGAGACCCGACTTGAGGTGCTGCGCACCCAGCCGCAACACCGTGGCGATTGTGAGAGTGACCGGCCGAAAGACGCCCTACATCCATGAACCATCAGTACACAAACCCACACGTCGCAATGCTCACACCTGCGACGCGTGACGGTAGTGCTGCTCAAATTCTCTGATGCTACGCCGGACGACGTGCCTGCGATCGCCGCCCTGCAGAAATCGGCCGCTGGCGCACAGCTGACGTATGACTACGATGTCTTCGTCAAGCTGCCAAACCACCGTTGTATAAATGAACAGCTATGTTTACGCGCGAAGGGGGTGAACACCATGCACAGTCATCGAGAGACAGTCACGCGCCGGGGTCCGAAACGGCTTTTCAGGAGTTGTGCCAAGCAGTTGGCACGAAAGTGTTGCATGGCGCTGATACTCATTACGGTATCTGCAAGTGCGTGGGCCCAGGTCGCCAGCAACGTGGCCGCCAAAAGCCCATGGGGTCCCGACGATGAAATCGGCACCCTGAATATGATGACCGACGCCTCCCGGCTGAAGGTTGTCGAGCAGATTGCGGGCGGGAAGGTCTACGACCTCAGCGTCGATATTTACGTCGGGATGCCGGACTGTTGCGGTGCGTTCGGCGACCCCTCGTATCAGATATGGATGACGCATACCCCGCAACGAACTGCGGCGGGCACGGCCCCAGAAGCCAATCCGGAGTTGTTGTCGTACTCCGGTGACGCGATCTCGATGTACACCCACACGGGAACCCACATTGACGCCCTCAATCACTTTGGGTTCCACGGCAACATCTGGAATCAGGTCAGCGCCGACGACGCGCTCGACGCCCGC
Proteins encoded in this region:
- the bshC gene encoding bacillithiol biosynthesis cysteine-adding enzyme BshC; this translates as MTSGTVVATAAVLRIAGRMTAETGDMCVNPLGSDCRLATWPGARPPSGVATDARTDVIPWHVLSGVSTLFLAYTSSFPKVARFYGTGGWSLPAIEARAVSGVSGGADRGRLVDILADQNRQCGAGEAVTRHLALLSCRDTVAIVTGQQPGLFTGPLYTVYKALTAVKIAAALRARGRPAVSVFWIAADDHDLAEVDHCSVVSPQGKLVTVRHLAPGDEGRPVGNVPLTAAIDEARARLLAALPASALGSCLDEQLQDAYTPGTTLGAAFGRLLAALLAPYGVILLDPTDPRVKSLAAGLFDEVIVRTPEIAQRLVERSSTLVAAGYHAQLHVEPESAPFFLIQNGTRVALRQAGGAFRARHGDRRWPVEGMRAMIRDCPALFSPNASLRPLVQDTLLPTAAYIGGPAEVAYFAQLEPLYRLFGRSPTPIVPRASFTVLEHSDEKTLRTFQLEFADIVRGFETLWPEVVARQFAGETWRMLDGAERDLEEQWQTIDAQVEMEEPSLKASVSRCRNAMRRELAKLRSAYVSAQRARQAAAAERLQRTEMRLRPGGDLQERRLTIAHFLARYDASFLDVLYDAIVLDASDHRLLFAGPPTYPARPWGPPHS